The window TCATCCTCCTCGATAACCTCCTGATCGCAGAGCGCGACGGTGCGCTCCATAACATTTTCAAGCTCGCGAACATTCCCCGGCCAGCGATATCCCATGAGTCGGCGAAGCGCCGCGCGGGATATTTTCTTGAGCGGGACGACGTTGCGGGCACAGAATTTTTCGACAAAATGATCGGCCAGCAAAATAATGTCATCATCCCTTTCGCTTAACTCGGGCAAGAGAATGGGAATCACATTCAGCCGGTAATAGAGATCTTCCCTGAAATCTCCCTGGCGGGTCATCTCCTCAAGATTGCGGTTTGTCGCCGCAATAACACGCACGTCGATCGAGATATTCTCTCGCCCGCCAATTCGCCGGATTTCACGCTCCTGGAGCGCACGAAGCAACTTCACCTGAATTGACGGAGGCACCTCGCCCACCTCGTCGAGAAACAAGGTTCCGCCGTTCGCCTCCTCGAAAAGACCCGCCCGACTAGAGACGGCACCGGTGAATGAGCCTTTCGTGTGACCGAACAGTTCACTCTCCATCAGCGTTTCGGGAATTGCGCTGCAATTGACGGCAACAAAGGGCTTCTCGCTGCGATCACTGTGAAAATGAAGCGCCTTGGCGATCAACTCCTTGCCTGTGCCGCTTTTCCCCTCAACAAGCACCGTGCTTTGGGTTTTAGCGATGCGTTTGACCATGTCGAAAACCTGGGTTATCGCCTTGCTCTTGCCGATAATGCCCTCCAACCCATATTTGTCATGCACCTCCTTGCGGAGGGATTTCACCTCACGGCGAAGATGGTGCGATTCAAGCGATTTACGCACAGCGAGAAGCATTTCGTCGATCTTAAAGGGCTTTGTCAGGTAGTCGAAGGCGCCGGCCTGGATGGCCTCGACGGCGGAAGTGACAGAAGCGTAGGCCGTCATCAAGATAACGGTGGCAGAGCTGCCCTGCTCGCCAAGCGTACGG of the Nitrospinaceae bacterium genome contains:
- a CDS encoding sigma-54-dependent Fis family transcriptional regulator, with translation MPGERILVVDDEERMLQLLDKLLVGEGYEVRTASSADEALRILGDTDYNLVISDVRMPGIDGMTLLRTLGEQGSSATVILMTAYASVTSAVEAIQAGAFDYLTKPFKIDEMLLAVRKSLESHHLRREVKSLRKEVHDKYGLEGIIGKSKAITQVFDMVKRIAKTQSTVLVEGKSGTGKELIAKALHFHSDRSEKPFVAVNCSAIPETLMESELFGHTKGSFTGAVSSRAGLFEEANGGTLFLDEVGEVPPSIQVKLLRALQEREIRRIGGRENISIDVRVIAATNRNLEEMTRQGDFREDLYYRLNVIPILLPELSERDDDIILLADHFVEKFCARNVVPLKKISRAALRRLMGYRWPGNVRELENVMERTVALCDQEVIEEDDIPPGVNGNGVGAPGPLVGSEISLDELERRHIESVLSRVGGHQVRASSILGIDRRTL